A genomic window from Nicotiana sylvestris chromosome 11, ASM39365v2, whole genome shotgun sequence includes:
- the LOC104210933 gene encoding uncharacterized protein — MTMINPSQNLSKQNHQSSVYGYYESFSRMSQLAEEGYEYYSQRAGDCLLGSDLALIEPMAEDESRTGSINETGSTSKDNNDINNIQEKAKDKEEDEGWLQLSIGTATNKPQIRGPVELDLLRSELQGKSIFQHHNNIPEFRAPPPPKQQLVMTTSTSSLFLQNPTSSTMFPQEINWGFRPMQIQQNIDPNFMPLVSAAGSYFSPRPFPVLHAGIGVPGPSTNIDFRVIHPPKRPLSGLWFSLQASLNQAKEPFLPQISKSYLRIKDGRMTIRLVLKYLVNKLQLENESEIEITCRGQQLQPFLTLQHVRDHIWSTTNAADNTTPSNHVMVLHYGRTIAA, encoded by the exons ATGACCATGATTAAtccttctcaaaacctttctaAACAGAATCATCAGAGCAGTGTTTATGGTTATTACGAGAGTTTTAGTCGTATGAGCCAATTAGCAGAAGAAGGATATGAATATTATAGCCAACGTGCAGGAGATTGTTTATTAGGATCTGATCTAGCACTGATTGAACCAATGGCTGAAGATGAATCAAGAACCGGCAGTATTAACGAAACCGGTTCTACTTCCAAAGATAACAACGATATTAACAATATTCAAGAAAAAGCTAAAGACAAGGAAGAAGATGAAGGGTGGCTTCAGCTGAGTATTGGCACAGCCACCAACAAGCCACAAATTAGAGGACCAGTGGAGCTTGATCTGTTGCGTTCTGAATTACAAGGAAAATCCATATTTCAACATCATAATAATATTCCTGAATTTAGAGCACCTCCACCTCCAAAACAGCAGCTTGTTATGACTACTAGTACATCGTCATTGTTTTTGCAAAATCCCACTTCTTCTACAATGTTTCCTCAAGAGATTAACTGGGGTTTTAGACCTATGCAAATCCAACAGAATATCGATCCTAATTTTATGCCTCTAGTTTCAGCAGCAGGATCATATTTTAGCCCTCGGCCATTTCCAGTACTTCATGCCGGAATAGGAGTTCCTGGACCAAGTACTAATATAGATTTCAGGGTCATTCATCCTCCAAAAAGACCACTTTCTGGGTTATGGTTTTCCCTACAAGCATCCTTAAACCA AGCAAAAGAACCCTTTCTGCCACAGATATCCAAGAGCTACCTTAGAATCAA AGATGGGAGGATGACGATACGATTGGTGTTGAAGTATTTGGTCAATAAGCTCCAATTGGAAAACGAATCAGAG ATAGAGATAACATGTAGAGGCCAACAGCTACAGCCTTTCTTGACATTGCAACATGTAAGAGATCATATATGGAGTACAACTAATGCTGCTGACAACACAACACCTTCTAATCATGTCATGGTTCTACATTATGGTAGAACAATTGCTGCTTAA